GAAAGGCGTGATATTATCCTTAGTAAGTCACTGCTTATACGTACCTCAGTTCTGTTAGCTTTTTTTAATAACCAACACTACAGTGCATCACAGCACAAAATGATATTTTCGTCGGTTTTCCTCTTAATTCTACAAACAGAATACTCGCTATGTTCTACTGCCGTTGATTGTGAAATAAGACAGAACGAAATCTATTTGaagttgtattttatttgtatgttacCCTTCTACCAAAGGTATTTTGGAAAAGGTCAAACTCAACTGACGCTTaaattctcagttattttctctttttcacaAGCTTTATGCGAAAGAAAACGCTTAAGGTAAccaacaagtgaacgtttttggTATTGTTTCGCTTTACTAAAGAAACTGTATTAGAAACTGGTTATCGAAAACATCTGCTTTCACATAACGGTAACGAAGGGTGACATGCATTCGTGCGTCAAGCCACCGAAGAATGCAGATTGGATCAGGTAACATTTTTTTGAACCAAATCGAAATTATGACTCCTACTCTTCCTGAATTACAGCAGTATACATTCTCATTCTCTTAGACTAATGTGTTCGATCATCGCCAATTTTTGTACCAAAATTTTGACGACAGTAGAAATTGTTACCTGTATTTTGGCGAATAGGATTTTGACCGCGATGCTCAACGAGCTTTGCTTGAAATCTCAAGACCAAAGGCCAAGTCTTAAGACCAAAGGCAGCTTCAGACAGTTCTCGAGCTATTTTGCAACAAAACTATAGAAGTAAAAAGTTccttttatgaattttttcaattctttaacTCTGACTCCATTTAATATTGAGTTGTCCATTTTTGCACCGATTTTATGAGCATATGAATGTTTTAACATTTGCGTATTTCTcgtttgtctttattttctcttttctttctcttcaccGTAAACATCGATAAATAAACGACTACATCAATTCTGCTAATTCTTTGCACTTTAAAATGTATCATTTCATTGATCCCATAAGAAATATTCGTTATCGTAACTTCTACAGGTTTTGAAAGCAAAGTAGGAGGTGTGTCATCAGTTGTCCGTGATTATCaaagagagagaagaaatgTTGCTGCAAGAACAATAACTCTGCAGCAAGTCCGCCAGGAAATCAACAGCAAGTTCAATCAGTCCTGCAGTGTAAACAACACGATTTGTCAGATAAGAACTGCAAGGCCTCCAGGTGCTCATGGGTATCCAGGgtacaaaggagaaaaaggagcCACAGGTAAGACCGGCTCAAGAGGCCCTCCGGGTCCGATCGGGGCTCTAGGCGCCAGTAGCAAAAGAGGACCTGTGGGACCTCAGGGAGTAAAAGGCGACAAGGGCGACAAAGGGTCCGTTGGAGCACCCGGGATTAGAGGAGAAACTGGAACCAAGGGTCGTCAAGGACAACAAGGATCTATTGGCTTAAAAGGAAGCAAAGGCAGCAGAGGATTGGTTGGTATTCAGGGACCAAAGGGAGAATGTATTGTTCCACTGAAGATCAGTGCGTATCCAGTATCTCAGGAAGTCTTTGTGGACGAGCCTGTAATATTTTACTGTTGGGTTCAAGGCCATCTTTCGTCCAAGATAAAGTGGCGAAAGCTTGGAGGTACTCTATCTAATGCTACTACGGAAGATGGTGTACTTCGAATAAGCAGCGTACAAAGGTCACATGCTGGGTTGTACATGTGTATAGCTCACACTGGTTTGGGAATGTTCCGAATAATAAGCAGATTGCACGTAAAAGGTACATAAAGAGAGAAATGATTACGAAAAGCTTTGTCTCGTCATCTTTAGCTCAGACTTATAAGATCTTCACCATGTTTGTTTTATGTCTGTTACgctgatttttctttcttcagaaCCGCCTAAATTTACCAACAGGCCCCCTACAGTTGTCAATACGTTGCTAGGAACTAATGTGACCCTCTGCTGCGAGGCCTCAGGCTCTCCTCGTCCAAACGTTGAATGGTTCCCGGTCAAAAAGTCTTCTGTCTTATATCCTGTTCTTTAGGAAGATGGATGTCTTCTAATTGAAATGGGTGAGGAAAACGTAGATTTCATCTGCCGGGCTAAAAACAGCTTCGGATTGGTAGAGACAAAAACCACGGtgattgcaaaaatatttagagGTAATTTTGGTGATTTACTTTTGCTGCAGAGCTTTAGAAATATGTAAAGCTCGTATCAATTGTCTTAACGGCACGGTATGTTTGTTAATTGAGTCCAGCATTTAAAAAGCATTCCAAAACCGCTCTTGGTTAGCTTATGGTGTAGTGGACTGCCATGCGGAAGGTCAAGAGTTCCACTCtaagggtcttaaaataactgaggagaatgtgctgcaACTACTATGACATCTGTTAGTGGTTAAACATTTTGGTCTTTTCGAGTAAGGACGATAAACTCCTACGTCTCTATGTGCTGGTTAGCAAGGGACGTTAAAAAACCCACGCACTTCTTGCAATTAAAAAAGTAGGCAACCCTATCTCccagtgttgtggtctggccttgttattATTTATACAGGCCCTATTTAACATGCTTTAAAGCTGGACTTGACCAGCAAGTCTAAATAtcgcaaataaaaaaattaatatagtAGATTAATAGATAAAATTTGCTGCTATTATAGGAAAATTCATTACCTGACGagggaattccgcgttaaattggACGCGAAAACCGATATCGCACGAATCACTAAGCGATGAGTGCGATATCGACTTTCAAGAGCAATTTAACGCAGAATTCACGAGTCAGgtaatggattttccttgaatcgcataatttaataaaaataagaaaaaaagaaaactaataatattaataataaaagctaagtttttcgtttgtctcacgatgtagtcacgtgtgatgtagatcgcgacgtttcgtctgcatactgctagtcttcttcaggcgatgaggtcgactggtcatgcgtgatcttataaagcatgatgctctgctgtgattagttgttttttaacagctctgattggtgcatttcgatccttgctgtaCGTTCAGTAActtgctccctcggcggtccgctgtcgtACAGttttcctgttgttgtgttttttgatcgtgggcatcccacgcttctggaatttctattccactatccctgttgatgttgttagggtgaagtcttatatgaattgcctctttgaccctgcgcgtgtagtaataagggccacgatcaataaactttacttcgttccagagtggcttgtgttcggtgttgtgggcatgctctgaaacagCGGAGGTCTCGGTAAGGGTGAGTCGAATGcctcgatcgtgctccttaattctgtcttgcataggtcttctAGTCTCTCCGATGTATACCTTGAtgtattcaccacgatgaataaccacaacttTTTTGTACGAAAGAAATaatattgtttattgtttattgtgttgattcgcatcagaagaagcaaagatttattgtaacaatttcaatagttcgaatgcagtagtttgttcacatctaattcttgcgtatactgcacgactcgctataatgaatgcagtagaattggaacgaaatggctggtttttttttggtttttttttaacctttattgaggaaattttgtgttttgattgaaaagaacatcgacaaaaaaacttgcaaatagaattagttaccaaatatgatacaaaggatgcttaaaaggaaattttggtaggggggtccaaatctgcaaaggggggtccatatccgctagcggagttggaccgggggggtccaaatccgttGTGACACcggcatggaataatcaaactagtaCTTCGCGCGTAaagtgatgtatctgatcaggtattttcagggcgtTAATCACGTAGATTGTCAAATGAAACCAGATTTGATGGGAAATTAATACCCAGGAATCACTGTAGAACGTGAGCAAGCCTTCATTCCCAAAATTAAAACCGTCTTCAACGCTATGACCGTGTGCGATTTCGGTCCCTAAATGTACTAACAGAATGGCTACGACAATAATAGATCAAGCCTGCAAGTTGTGAGAAAAGTTTTTCCGCAGGTAACTGAACAGCAAACTCCATCTGAGACCGTTACTTTGGGCAATTTATCAAAAAGCTTGTATAGCTTTTTGTAACACACGTGTAAAGAAGGTAGTTAAATAGTTTCTTGGaaagcaaataaatattttcgCTTCTGGTGACTTTCATGACGATATCGCGTTTTGTGCAACAACTTTTCACTAGAGACCGTCACACTCCCGGTTCTGAGATCCAAGATAGTAATTTTTCTCGtctaaattaaagaaattggtTAAATACTCCTCAAATTATTCGATTCTAAAAACTACGCATTAGCGTGCATGATACAGCTATGCCATGTCACACCTGTGATAGGTGATAATGACAATTCTATCgcactgattaatcagttttccCAGTGGTCTAGAAGTAATGGTATGTGTAGCAATCCATctaagtgcaaggaaatcattttccgcaagaaaggttgtacaatagagtttccgatggtgtctggaataccacagacaaaagagcttactattttaggggtaacatttcaggaagacagtaggttcataacacatattcgggaaaaactaattaaagcaaacaagtgcctgttcattttaagatctttaaggaaagaagggtacaatcaggccgaaatagaccatctgtttctaaatctggttctaccaaatatattatacgggctgtccgtatttggcgctgtaaattccgaattaacaacaatccaatgtttcttagatcgatgttataagcgcaagtatacatccgatcacattaatgtttatgaattgttagttcaacaggacacgcgtatcttcaagaatgtttttaataatacaatacaccctttaagagctataatgccaaaaaagaaattaaccaagtacaatctgaggaaagagacaagtcaccatcctaaaataaacactgataggttcaaaaacacgtttgttaatcgcttaatttttaaacataatctagtcttataatttttatcttgattttctctgtaatttatatatataccttcttttaatgttgtaacataggatatgtgattatttatcttatgacttaataaagattcaataataataataataataactgtaTGGTTATCGAAAACATCTGCATTCACATTACGGTAATGTGGGGTGACATGCATTCGTGCGTCAGACCACTAAAGAATGCAGATTGGATCAGGTAACATTTTGTTGAACCAAATCGAAATTATGACTCCTACTGTTTTAACATTCTGAAACGCAGCTGTATACATTCTCATTCTCCTTcatattttctcatttctttctcttcaccCTAAACATCAATTGATAAACGACGACATCAATTCAGCTGAAATTTTCTTTCGCATTTCAAAATGCATTACTTTATTGATCCCATAAGAAACATTTGTTATCGTAACTTCTACAGGTTTTGAAAGCAAAGTAGGAAGCGTGTCATCAATTATCCTTGATCATAAAAGACAGAGAAGAAATGTTGCTGCAGGAACAATAACTCTGCAGCAAGTCCGCCAGGAAATCAACAACAAGTTCAATCAGTCCTGTAATGTAAACAACAAGATTTGTCAGACAGGACCTCCAGGTCCTCCAGGTGCCCACGGGTATCCAGGGTacaaaggagagaaaggagccACAGGGAAAACCGGCTCAAGAGGCCGTCCGGGACCAATCGGGGCCCCAGGCGCGAGTGGCAAAAGAGGACCTTTGGGACCTCAGGGAGTAAAGGGTGACAAGGGCGACAAAGGGTCCGTTGGGGCACCCGGGATAAGAGGAGAGACTGGAACAAAGGGTCGTCAAGGACAACAAGGATCTATTGGCTTTAAAGGAAGCAAAGGCAACAGAGGATTGGTTGGTATTCAGGGACCAAAGGGAGAGTGTGTTGTTCCACTGAAGATCAGAGTATATCCAGTATCTCAGGAAGTCTTTGTGCACGAGCCTGTAGTATTTTACTGTTGGGTTCAAGGCCATCTTTCGTCCAAGATAACGTGGCGTAAACTTGGAGGTACTCTATCTGATGCTACTGTGGAATATGGTGCGCTTCGAATAAGTAGCGTACAAAGGTCACATGCTGGGTCATACATGTGTACAGGTCATACTGGTTTGGGAATGTTCCGAATAATAAGCAGATTGCACGTAAAAGGTAGGGTCTTTCACTTTTGAGCGACTTTCTGCTTAGCTTTCAGTTGTTCGAAATGTTAGGAGACGAACGtcgtttgttttcaaaataagtaATGCCAATAATCTAATCATCATGGTTATCAGCTCTGTGGATCAAGACTTTTCTAATACCAAGAAAATATAACCTGAATGATTCTGGTTTGCCTTGTTTTCGGTAAAGCTGCTTGTCCACGAGCTCAAAAAATATGATAGGCTTTGTCACGCCATCTTTAGCTCAGACTTACGAtcttctccaatttttttttgtgtctgttaattattttttctttcttcaggaCCGCCTAAATTTACCAACAGGCCCCCTACAGTGGTCCATACATTGCTAGGAACCAATGTAACCCTCTGCTGCGAGGCCTCAGGTTCTCCTCGTCCAAACGTTGAATGGTTCCAGACCCAAAAGTCTTCTgtctcatttcctgttttccaGGAAGATGGATGTCTTCTATTTAAAATggtgaaagaaaacataaaagtaGATTTCATCTGCCGAGCGAAAAACAGCTTCGGATTGGCAGAGACAACAACCACGATGATTGCAGCATTA
The sequence above is a segment of the Pocillopora verrucosa isolate sample1 chromosome 5, ASM3666991v2, whole genome shotgun sequence genome. Coding sequences within it:
- the LOC136276860 gene encoding uncharacterized protein; amino-acid sequence: MGIQGTKEKKEPQGVKGDKGDKGSVGAPGIRGETGTKGRQGQQGSIGLKGSKGSRGLVGIQGPKGECIVPLKISAYPVSQEVFVDEPVIFYCWVQGHLSSKIKWRKLGGTLSNATTEDGVLRISSEDGCLLIEMGEENVDFICRAKNSFGLVETKTTVIAKIFRGFESKVGSVSSIILDHKRQRRNVAAGTITLQQVRQEINNKFNQSCNVNNKICQTGPPGPPGAHGYPGYKGEKGATGKTGSRGRPGPIGAPGASGKRGPLGPQGVKGDKGDKGSVGAPGIRGETGTKGRQGQQGSIGFKGSKGNRGLVGIQGPKGECVVPLKIRVYPVSQEVFVHEPVVFYCWVQGHLSSKITWRKLGGTLSDATVEYGALRISSVQRSHAGSYMCTGHTGLGMFRIISRLHVKGPPKFTNRPPTVVHTLLGTNVTLCCEASGSPRPNVEWFQTQKSSVSFPVFQEDGCLLFKMVKENIKVDFICRAKNSFGLAETTTTMIAALLAGLEQSEILANNDRHLRTLSFWLGSVVQSQSSYWKRCWRASVDGWASTTFHSKCDNKGPTVTIIRVGKYIFGGYTSKSWYSNCGSQYSSKAFLFSLVNKPGWAPVKLSQTGKYSSYRHSLYSCSRYGPNFGGGYDIKITSYASSNTNSNSNLGYTYSPPSGHSYFSSFTKSFLAGSYKFQPDEVEVFYESTK